A region of Pseudomonas sp. PDM14 DNA encodes the following proteins:
- the yjgA gene encoding ribosome biogenesis factor YjgA, whose translation MADSYDDDFSGEKSKTQVKRELHALQDLGQRLTTLKPDLLAKLPLTDAMRKALAEAPKHTANAAKKRHVQFIGKLMREQDVEGILALIDQVDSSTREYNERFHNLERWRDRLITGDDTTLESFVVDYPETDRQHLRSLIRHAQHEAARNKPPAAARKVFKYIRDLDETQRGLR comes from the coding sequence ATGGCTGATTCTTACGACGACGACTTCTCCGGCGAGAAGAGCAAGACCCAGGTCAAGCGCGAGCTGCATGCGCTGCAGGACCTCGGTCAGCGCCTCACCACCCTCAAGCCCGACCTGCTGGCCAAGCTGCCGCTCACCGATGCCATGCGCAAGGCCCTGGCCGAAGCGCCGAAACACACGGCCAATGCGGCGAAAAAGCGCCACGTCCAGTTCATCGGCAAGCTCATGCGCGAACAGGACGTCGAGGGCATCCTCGCCCTGATCGACCAGGTCGACAGCTCCACCCGCGAATACAACGAGCGCTTCCACAACCTCGAACGCTGGCGCGACCGCCTGATCACCGGTGACGACACCACGCTGGAAAGCTTCGTCGTCGATTACCCGGAAACCGACCGCCAGCACCTGCGCAGCCTGATCCGTCATGCCCAGCACGAAGCGGCGCGGAACAAACCGCCAGCCGCCGCGCGCAAGGTCTTCAAATACATCCGCGACCTGGACGAAACCCAGCGCGGCCTGCGTTAA
- the pmbA gene encoding metalloprotease PmbA — protein MSSADSVGPQALPALQAQVEQIIAEARRQGASACEVAVSVEQGLSTTVRQREVETVEFNRDEGFGITLYVGQRKGSASTSATGEAAIRETVAAALAIAKHASEDDCAGLADAALMARELPDLDLYHPWSVTPERAIELALSCEDAAFAADPRISNADGTTLSTHQGCRVYGNSHGFIGGYASTRHSLSCVMIAEGEGQMQRDYWYDVNRQGELLADPLLIGRQAASRTAARLGARAVPTCEVPVLFAAELATGLFGSFLGAISGGNLYRKSSFLEGALGQRLFPEWLTLDERPLIPRAMGSATFDGDGLATYAKPFVTDGELVSYILGTYSGRKLNLPSTANSGGVHNLFVSHGDEDQKALIRRMGRGLLVTELMGHGLNMVTGDYSRGAAGFWVERGEIQFPVQEVTIAGNMRDMFRQIVAVGSDLELRGNIRTGSVLIEKMTVAGS, from the coding sequence ATGAGTTCAGCAGATAGCGTAGGCCCGCAGGCGTTGCCGGCCTTGCAGGCTCAGGTCGAACAGATCATCGCCGAAGCGCGCCGCCAGGGCGCCAGTGCCTGCGAAGTTGCCGTGTCAGTGGAGCAGGGCCTGTCCACCACGGTGCGCCAGCGCGAAGTCGAGACAGTCGAATTCAACCGGGACGAAGGCTTCGGCATCACCCTCTACGTCGGCCAGCGCAAGGGCTCGGCGAGCACCTCTGCCACCGGCGAGGCAGCAATTCGCGAAACCGTCGCCGCGGCCCTGGCCATCGCCAAGCACGCCTCGGAAGACGATTGCGCCGGTCTCGCCGACGCGGCGCTGATGGCCCGCGAACTGCCGGACCTGGACCTCTATCACCCCTGGTCGGTGACGCCCGAGCGCGCCATCGAACTGGCCCTGAGTTGTGAGGACGCCGCATTCGCCGCCGACCCGCGCATCAGCAATGCCGACGGCACCACCCTGAGTACCCACCAAGGCTGTCGCGTGTACGGCAACAGTCACGGCTTCATCGGCGGCTACGCCAGCACCCGGCACAGCCTCAGCTGCGTGATGATCGCCGAGGGTGAAGGGCAGATGCAGCGAGACTACTGGTACGACGTTAATCGCCAGGGCGAGCTGCTCGCCGACCCGCTGTTGATCGGCCGCCAGGCCGCGTCTCGTACGGCGGCACGCCTGGGTGCGCGCGCGGTGCCGACCTGCGAAGTCCCGGTGCTGTTCGCCGCGGAGCTGGCCACCGGGTTGTTCGGCAGCTTCCTCGGTGCGATCTCCGGCGGCAACCTGTACCGCAAATCCTCGTTCCTCGAAGGTGCTCTGGGGCAGCGTCTGTTCCCCGAGTGGCTGACCCTCGACGAGCGCCCGCTCATCCCGCGGGCGATGGGCAGTGCGACCTTCGACGGCGACGGCCTGGCAACCTATGCCAAGCCCTTCGTCACCGATGGCGAGCTGGTGTCCTACATCCTCGGCACCTATTCCGGGCGCAAGCTGAACCTGCCGAGCACGGCCAACTCCGGCGGCGTGCACAACCTGTTCGTCAGCCATGGCGACGAGGACCAGAAAGCGCTGATCCGCCGCATGGGGCGCGGCCTGCTAGTCACCGAGCTGATGGGCCACGGCCTGAACATGGTGACCGGCGACTACTCGCGCGGTGCTGCCGGTTTCTGGGTGGAGCGTGGCGAGATCCAGTTCCCGGTCCAGGAAGTGACCATTGCCGGCAACATGCGTGACATGTTCCGGCAGATCGTCGCCGTTGGCAGCGATCTCGAGCTGCGCGGCAACATCCGCACCGGCTCCGTGCTGATCGAGAAGATGACCGTCGCCGGCAGTTGA
- a CDS encoding FagA protein: MAFRSRNSPCLDCWFWQGFRIRCALLPDEPRLLELYWAQGRELVEHGLLGPWRMSLTTLNLLLDTACDAALPWHWRSLCLDHAYRSLYALQHLAASRRQQHSLNRLRNRLATLHLQPSLTSSELAEGNPYE, translated from the coding sequence ATGGCGTTTCGCTCCCGTAATTCGCCGTGCCTGGACTGCTGGTTCTGGCAGGGTTTTCGTATCCGCTGCGCGTTGCTGCCCGACGAGCCGCGCCTGCTGGAGCTGTACTGGGCGCAGGGTCGGGAACTGGTCGAGCACGGCCTGCTCGGGCCGTGGCGGATGTCGCTGACCACCCTCAATCTGCTCCTCGATACCGCCTGCGATGCCGCACTGCCCTGGCACTGGCGCAGCCTCTGCCTCGATCACGCCTACCGCTCGCTGTATGCCCTGCAACACCTCGCTGCAAGCCGTCGCCAGCAACACAGCCTCAATCGCCTGCGCAACCGCCTGGCCACGCTGCACCTGCAGCCCTCCCTCACATCATCTGAACTGGCAGAAGGAAATCCGTATGAATGA
- a CDS encoding class II fumarate hydratase: protein MNESRIEHDSMGELAVPADALYGAQTQRAVNNFPVSGQRMPAAFIRALILAKAAAARANVDLEQISPALGDAIAAACQQLLDGDFMAHFPVDIFQTGSGTSSNMNANEVIATLASRILGDKVNPNDHVNCGQSSNDIIPTTIHVSAAIEIHERLLPALGHLLTVLCEKSLEVQPYVKTGRTHLMDAMPVRMSQVLDGWAQQIQANIEHLRMLLPSLQALAQGGTAVGTGINAHPRFAECFCAELKGLAGQPFTPGANFFALIGSQDTAVAVSGQLKTTAVSLMKIANDLRWMNSGPLAGLAEIELEALQPGSSIMPGKVNPVIPEATAMVAAQVIGNDATIAIAGQSGNFELNVMLPVIAQNLLHSIELLSNASRLLADRAIASFTVNQPKLREALERNPILVTALNPLIGYLKAADIAKQAYKQGRPIIEVALEHTDLSREQLEQLLNPEKLTEGGL from the coding sequence ATGAATGAGTCCCGCATCGAACACGACAGCATGGGCGAACTGGCGGTCCCCGCCGACGCGCTGTACGGCGCACAGACCCAGCGTGCGGTGAACAATTTCCCGGTGTCCGGGCAGCGCATGCCGGCCGCATTCATTCGTGCCCTGATCCTGGCGAAGGCCGCGGCGGCGCGGGCCAACGTCGACCTGGAACAGATCAGCCCGGCGCTCGGCGACGCCATCGCCGCCGCCTGTCAGCAGTTGCTGGATGGCGACTTCATGGCGCACTTCCCGGTGGATATCTTCCAGACCGGCTCGGGTACCAGCTCGAACATGAATGCCAACGAAGTGATCGCCACCCTTGCCAGCCGCATCCTCGGCGACAAGGTCAATCCCAACGACCACGTCAACTGCGGCCAGAGCAGCAACGACATCATCCCCACCACCATCCACGTCAGTGCTGCCATCGAGATCCACGAGCGCCTGTTGCCGGCCCTCGGCCACCTGCTGACCGTGCTCTGCGAAAAATCCTTGGAAGTGCAGCCCTATGTGAAGACCGGTCGCACCCACCTGATGGATGCCATGCCAGTGCGCATGAGCCAGGTACTCGACGGCTGGGCGCAGCAGATCCAGGCCAACATCGAGCACCTGCGCATGCTCCTGCCGAGCCTGCAGGCCCTGGCCCAAGGCGGCACGGCCGTCGGCACGGGGATCAACGCCCACCCGCGCTTCGCCGAATGCTTCTGCGCCGAACTCAAGGGGTTGGCCGGCCAGCCATTCACTCCTGGCGCCAACTTCTTCGCCCTGATCGGCTCGCAGGACACCGCCGTGGCCGTCTCCGGGCAACTGAAAACCACCGCCGTGTCGCTGATGAAGATCGCCAACGACCTGCGCTGGATGAACTCCGGGCCGCTCGCCGGCCTCGCCGAGATTGAACTGGAAGCGTTGCAACCGGGCTCCTCGATCATGCCGGGCAAGGTCAACCCGGTGATCCCGGAAGCCACCGCGATGGTTGCTGCTCAGGTGATCGGCAACGACGCGACCATCGCCATCGCCGGGCAGTCGGGCAACTTCGAGCTGAACGTGATGCTGCCGGTGATCGCGCAGAACCTGCTGCACAGCATCGAGTTGCTGAGCAATGCCAGCCGCCTGCTGGCCGATCGCGCCATCGCCAGCTTCACCGTCAATCAGCCGAAGCTGCGCGAAGCATTGGAGCGCAACCCGATCCTGGTGACCGCGCTGAATCCGCTGATCGGCTATCTCAAGGCTGCCGACATCGCCAAGCAGGCCTACAAGCAGGGTCGACCGATCATCGAGGTCGCGCTGGAGCACACCGACCTCAGCCGCGAGCAGCTCGAACAGCTGCTCAATCCGGAAAAACTCACTGAGGGCGGCCTGTAA